The following proteins are encoded in a genomic region of Pelodictyon phaeoclathratiforme BU-1:
- a CDS encoding RpnC/YadD family protein: MDTPNDQYDSPWKRAVENYLQEFMEFYFPLVHAEIDWAKEHVFLDQELRAIVQDAKLGKRFVDKLVRVNVLNGDEKWIYIHIEVQGKKQAEFAERMFVYNYRIFDRYRRPVASLAVLADTHKQWKPTSYSLTVLGCSHTFNFLMAKLTDYEERLDELLESDNVFGWITAAHILTKKTKKQDQERYAAKIRLLRILYQHQWDKQRIIE, translated from the coding sequence ATGGATACGCCAAACGACCAGTATGACAGCCCGTGGAAAAGGGCCGTTGAGAACTACCTTCAAGAGTTTATGGAATTCTACTTCCCACTGGTTCATGCTGAAATAGATTGGGCAAAGGAGCATGTTTTTCTGGATCAGGAGCTGCGGGCCATAGTTCAGGATGCCAAGTTGGGGAAGCGTTTTGTTGACAAGCTGGTCAGGGTGAATGTGTTGAATGGTGACGAGAAGTGGATATATATTCACATTGAAGTACAGGGTAAAAAGCAAGCTGAGTTTGCCGAACGGATGTTTGTTTACAATTATCGTATTTTTGACCGATACAGGCGACCTGTTGCCAGCCTGGCAGTACTGGCGGATACACACAAACAGTGGAAACCCACCTCTTACAGCTTGACAGTGCTGGGGTGTAGTCATACCTTCAATTTTCTGATGGCCAAGCTGACCGATTACGAAGAGCGACTTGATGAGCTGCTGGAATCAGATAATGTTTTTGGATGGATTACGGCAGCTCATATCCTGACCAAAAAAACCAAAAAGCAGGATCAGGAACGCTACGCAGCAAAAATCCGTTTATTGCGAATCCTCTATCAGCATCAATGGGATAAACAACGTATCATTGAATAA
- a CDS encoding 4Fe-4S binding protein: MAHKIIDTCILCGACEPECPVNAISVGDDMYIIDEALCVDCVGHHDAPACVAICPTDSIIKA, encoded by the coding sequence ATGGCCCATAAAATTATTGATACCTGCATTCTTTGCGGAGCCTGCGAGCCTGAATGCCCAGTAAACGCTATTTCTGTTGGAGACGATATGTATATCATCGATGAAGCGCTCTGTGTTGATTGTGTTGGTCATCATGATGCTCCGGCATGTGTTGCTATATGTCCAACTGATAGCATTATCAAAGCCTGA
- a CDS encoding DUF2281 domain-containing protein — MQHAIITKGRLLSPRSIILEEDIPCIEDSFEIIIINETTVKERSSREVGTLKGKIHIKDDFDEPLEDFREYME; from the coding sequence ATGCAACATGCAATCATTACAAAAGGGCGATTGCTGTCACCGAGAAGTATTATTCTTGAAGAGGATATTCCTTGTATTGAAGATTCGTTTGAAATTATCATCATCAATGAAACGACGGTAAAAGAAAGGTCATCAAGAGAGGTTGGTACTTTGAAAGGGAAAATACATATCAAAGATGATTTTGATGAGCCTCTTGAAGACTTCAGGGAATATATGGAATGA
- a CDS encoding RNA recognition motif domain-containing protein translates to MNIYIGNLAYTVSEDDLRDAFSEFGEVANASIINDKFSGRSKGFGFVEMPKDSEAREAIESMNGKDLNGRTVTVNEAKPREERPREERSPRRDRY, encoded by the coding sequence GGTAATTTGGCTTATACTGTTTCTGAAGATGATCTTCGTGATGCTTTCTCCGAATTCGGAGAGGTTGCAAATGCGAGCATCATCAATGACAAATTTTCAGGTCGCTCAAAGGGATTTGGATTTGTTGAGATGCCTAAGGACAGTGAAGCACGTGAGGCTATCGAATCAATGAATGGAAAGGATTTGAACGGTCGCACGGTAACGGTAAACGAAGCGAAACCTCGCGAAGAGAGACCTCGTGAAGAAAGATCGCCAAGAAGGGACCGCTACTAA
- a CDS encoding helix-turn-helix domain-containing protein, with protein MNDATLMLRQIHPSFIKQGQITSQAFRPTIKDDKKLSVYDNDMITAKKAYEHYTKKLFHDMAKDLVEVGAMDEVTMRTVESLCLPEKKVFLPEDIRRIRTTNHLSQPVFALISAFILHQAGLNRTDFLDL; from the coding sequence ATGAATGACGCTACATTGATGCTTCGCCAGATTCATCCAAGCTTTATCAAGCAAGGTCAGATAACTTCCCAGGCATTCCGCCCTACAATCAAGGATGATAAAAAGCTTTCCGTATACGATAACGATATGATTACTGCGAAGAAAGCTTACGAGCACTATACCAAAAAGCTGTTCCATGACATGGCCAAAGACCTTGTTGAGGTCGGAGCAATGGATGAAGTAACGATGCGTACAGTAGAATCGCTTTGTTTGCCGGAAAAAAAGGTTTTTCTCCCGGAGGACATCCGTCGCATTCGGACAACAAACCATCTCAGCCAGCCTGTTTTTGCTTTGATTTCAGCTTTTATTTTGCATCAAGCTGGACTTAATCGAACAGACTTCCTCGATCTATAA
- a CDS encoding DUF2442 domain-containing protein, which produces MKHQFIRVLAVDILDGFSLRVHFDNGTVRKINLEPILYGELYEPLRNHDFFRQVTVDEEVGTIVWPNGADFDPDLLYAWDEHIDAFAAQMHKVEQSQDR; this is translated from the coding sequence ATGAAACATCAATTTATAAGGGTCTTAGCTGTCGATATTCTTGACGGCTTTTCATTGCGTGTACATTTCGATAACGGTACGGTAAGGAAAATCAATCTGGAACCCATTTTGTATGGTGAACTCTATGAACCGCTGCGCAATCATGATTTTTTCAGGCAAGTCACCGTTGACGAGGAAGTTGGAACTATAGTATGGCCAAATGGAGCAGACTTTGACCCTGACTTGCTCTACGCATGGGACGAACACATCGACGCCTTTGCCGCCCAGATGCACAAAGTCGAACAGTCACAGGATCGGTAA
- a CDS encoding RpnC/YadD family protein: MALNGLSVVNIKQHEQNKAIKAHIRVSPFEPWSKEYVFLDQELRAVVQDAELGKRFVDKLVRVNVLNGDEKWIYIHVEVQGTKQAEFAKRIFVYNYRIFDRYDRPVASFGRAGGYTQELETYLLWLYRAGLQTLS; this comes from the coding sequence ATGGCGCTTAATGGTTTGTCAGTGGTCAATATAAAACAACATGAACAAAATAAAGCCATAAAGGCGCATATCCGCGTCTCTCCATTCGAACCATGGTCAAAGGAATATGTCTTTCTGGACCAAGAGCTGCGAGCCGTAGTTCAGGATGCCGAATTGGGTAAGCGCTTTGTTGACAAGCTCGTCAGGGTCAATGTGTTGAATGGTGACGAGAAGTGGATATACATTCACGTTGAAGTACAGGGTACCAAACAGGCAGAGTTTGCAAAACGCATTTTTGTCTATAACTACAGGATTTTCGACCGATATGACCGGCCAGTTGCCAGTTTTGGCCGTGCTGGCGGATACACACAAGAACTGGAAACCTACCTTTTATGGCTTTACCGTGCTGGGCTGCAAACTCTCTCTTGA
- a CDS encoding type II toxin-antitoxin system VapC family toxin, translating to MDTHALLWFFSNDINLSEKAREAIVNSNNDVFISIASFWEISIKLSLSKIALDIPFELLFDESEKLNMSILNVKKEHLVCLKELPFIHKDPFDRMIACQSIVENYTLVSIDKIFDDYNIERFW from the coding sequence GTGGATACACATGCATTACTTTGGTTTTTCAGTAATGATATCAACTTATCCGAAAAAGCCAGAGAAGCCATTGTGAATTCAAACAATGATGTTTTTATTAGTATCGCCAGTTTTTGGGAAATATCGATCAAACTGAGTTTATCAAAAATTGCTTTGGACATTCCTTTCGAATTACTGTTTGATGAGTCGGAAAAACTGAACATGAGCATCTTGAACGTAAAAAAAGAACATTTAGTCTGCTTGAAAGAACTTCCTTTTATTCACAAAGACCCTTTTGACAGAATGATAGCATGTCAATCAATCGTTGAAAACTATACTCTGGTCTCTATTGACAAGATTTTTGATGACTATAACATAGAAAGATTTTGGTAA
- the tnpA gene encoding IS200/IS605 family transposase, whose translation MSEYIHKSHNVTVLMYHIVLPAKYRRVIFDNEVDEVLKDVCLDIENRYQIKFLEIGTDKDHVHFLVQSVPTYSVTKIVTMIKSISAREVFRRCPKVKKLLWGGEMWTDGYYAGTVGKHGNEDMIGKYVKGQGGTYQKRYSDYQLSLF comes from the coding sequence ATGAGCGAATATATTCACAAGAGCCACAATGTCACCGTTCTGATGTATCACATAGTGCTACCAGCAAAGTATAGACGCGTGATTTTTGATAATGAGGTGGATGAAGTCCTAAAAGACGTGTGCTTGGACATAGAAAATCGTTATCAGATCAAGTTCCTGGAAATTGGTACAGATAAAGATCATGTGCATTTTTTGGTGCAATCAGTGCCAACGTATAGTGTCACGAAAATCGTGACGATGATAAAGAGTATTTCTGCTCGAGAAGTGTTCAGGCGATGTCCCAAAGTAAAAAAACTGTTGTGGGGTGGTGAGATGTGGACGGATGGGTATTATGCCGGAACGGTTGGAAAGCATGGAAATGAAGACATGATAGGCAAGTATGTCAAAGGGCAGGGCGGTACGTATCAGAAACGCTACAGTGATTATCAGTTGTCACTGTTCTAA
- a CDS encoding PGN_0703 family putative restriction endonuclease: protein MNLTKLAEDLHAKESVDKSDFQRTARILQSIWREEQGFSCHEYADKKGKAHLRGSRLPMPWAEDSLSNFITDGVRQVVREEVCNPKVSKGKLFGKPRIFDNLLSSQPLCFNLFAELKRDIPLAIDLVKELTSGRFRQVNAIEFEFSPGRRDSRYLGDRSAFDVFIDCETSTGACGFIGIEVKYHENLIGPAGKDGEQKQENVRYDQVADEMNCFSAGTRDALKLSPLEQIWRDHLLAGAICDTDHYEDGLFVMLYPKDNHHVKGAVTDYRNCLSNDSSFSEWTLEDVCSCLKKYSTAGWIDLFVDRYLAFEKITALL, encoded by the coding sequence ATGAATTTAACAAAGCTTGCAGAGGATCTCCATGCCAAAGAGTCGGTTGATAAATCCGACTTTCAGCGAACCGCTCGTATTCTTCAGTCAATCTGGCGAGAAGAGCAAGGTTTTTCATGCCATGAGTACGCTGATAAGAAAGGCAAGGCGCACCTTCGAGGCTCTCGGTTACCAATGCCTTGGGCTGAGGACTCACTTTCAAATTTTATTACTGACGGGGTTCGACAGGTTGTGCGAGAGGAAGTCTGCAATCCGAAAGTCAGTAAAGGAAAACTCTTTGGTAAACCACGTATTTTCGACAATCTGCTTTCAAGCCAGCCACTTTGTTTTAATCTTTTTGCTGAGCTGAAAAGAGATATCCCCTTGGCTATCGATCTTGTTAAAGAATTAACGTCAGGCCGTTTCCGCCAAGTGAACGCTATCGAGTTTGAGTTTTCACCAGGTCGCAGAGACTCCCGATACCTTGGAGATCGATCGGCGTTTGATGTCTTTATCGACTGTGAAACATCAACAGGTGCCTGTGGATTCATAGGGATTGAGGTAAAATACCATGAGAATCTCATTGGCCCGGCAGGGAAAGATGGTGAACAGAAGCAGGAAAATGTTCGTTACGATCAAGTTGCGGATGAGATGAATTGCTTTTCTGCAGGCACCAGAGATGCGCTCAAGTTATCGCCGCTTGAACAAATATGGCGAGATCATTTGCTTGCAGGGGCTATATGTGACACAGATCACTATGAGGACGGTCTTTTTGTGATGTTATATCCAAAAGATAACCACCATGTGAAAGGTGCGGTAACCGATTATCGCAATTGCCTTTCAAATGACAGCTCATTTTCTGAATGGACACTTGAAGATGTCTGTTCCTGTCTCAAAAAATATTCAACTGCGGGGTGGATTGATCTCTTCGTTGACCGCTATCTTGCTTTTGAAAAGATAACAGCTCTTTTATAA
- a CDS encoding ImmA/IrrE family metallo-endopeptidase, with translation MNSQRPEAQYATIAHELAHLYCGHLGTPDIKLWPDRQRLNHATEEFEAESVSFMLCQRQGI, from the coding sequence ATGAACAGTCAAAGACCTGAAGCTCAGTATGCCACGATAGCGCATGAACTTGCCCACCTCTATTGCGGTCATCTTGGAACTCCGGATATTAAACTATGGCCGGATCGACAGCGTCTCAATCATGCAACAGAAGAGTTTGAAGCAGAATCAGTTTCATTCATGCTTTGCCAGCGTCAGGGTATTTAA
- a CDS encoding ISNCY-like element ISPph5 family transposase (programmed frameshift), protein MRSVINHQMMFGRTDISAIVFDPKSRDDIPKILRGLQGIYTDEELRKRVFAILEEVRPERKKGEGKADPNTGRPGMEQWAILVLGVVRLGINADYDRLHELVNHHDTLRQMLGHNDWTDKTSYELQTIKDNVRLFTPELLDRINQEIVRAGHTLGKKKEEENFPLMARGDSFVVETNVHFPADTSQLFDAIRKAIEVCAKWSFDEGLSQWRQYDHNIRHIKRMRRIVQQLKHSTSKKPEKKALKDQQIKQALLDYLAAVDYQLQRAVRTGAELGGLNPLRLSQLNGYIAHAEVQMGQIRRRINDEVIPHAEKVFSIFQPHTEWISKGKAGVPVELGLRVCIIEDQYRFILHHQVMEKVVDSDIAVSIIEETKQRFPNLRSISYDKGFHSPDNQRDLKALLEKVVMPKKGKLSKIDKAHESEPEFRRLRRQHSAVESAINALEVHGLDICPDDGIKGFNRYVALAVLARNIHRYGALLYKQDAKRHRGPYKKAA, encoded by the exons ATGCGTAGCGTCATCAACCACCAAATGATGTTCGGTCGTACCGATATTTCTGCCATTGTTTTCGATCCGAAATCACGAGATGATATCCCAAAAATCTTGAGGGGCCTTCAGGGCATCTACACCGACGAGGAGTTGCGCAAGCGTGTTTTTGCCATCCTCGAAGAGGTTCGTCCTGAACGGAAAAAAGGAGAAGGAAAAGCTGACCCAAACACAGGGCGTCCCGGTATGGAGCAATGGGCAATTTTGGTACTGGGTGTCGTTCGACTGGGAATCAACGCTGATTACGATCGGCTTCATGAATTGGTCAATCACCACGATACGCTTCGCCAGATGCTTGGTCACAACGATTGGACTGATAAAACATCTTATGAACTCCAGACCATCAAAGATAATGTCCGACTGTTTACCCCCGAATTGCTTGATCGAATCAACCAGGAAATTGTCCGTGCAGGTCATACGTTAG GTAAAAAAAAAGAGGAAGAAAATTTCCCTTTAATGGCCCGAGGTGATTCGTTTGTGGTGGAAACCAACGTTCACTTTCCTGCTGATACAAGCCAGTTGTTCGATGCCATTCGCAAAGCCATTGAGGTCTGTGCGAAATGGTCTTTTGATGAAGGATTAAGTCAATGGCGCCAATACGATCATAACATCCGGCATATCAAAAGAATGCGTCGTATTGTGCAACAGCTCAAGCACTCGACATCAAAAAAGCCGGAAAAGAAAGCTCTCAAAGATCAACAAATAAAGCAAGCACTCCTCGATTACCTTGCGGCAGTCGATTATCAGTTACAACGGGCAGTGCGTACCGGCGCAGAACTGGGTGGCTTAAATCCGTTGCGGCTCAGCCAGCTTAACGGCTATATTGCTCATGCTGAGGTACAAATGGGGCAAATTCGTCGTCGGATAAATGACGAGGTTATTCCGCATGCGGAGAAAGTCTTTTCAATTTTTCAGCCACACACCGAGTGGATCAGTAAAGGCAAGGCGGGAGTGCCGGTTGAGTTGGGATTACGGGTCTGTATTATCGAAGATCAGTATCGTTTTATCCTGCATCATCAGGTCATGGAAAAAGTTGTCGATAGCGACATCGCAGTGTCCATTATCGAAGAGACCAAGCAACGTTTTCCAAACTTGCGATCGATCAGCTACGACAAAGGCTTTCATAGCCCGGATAACCAACGCGACCTGAAAGCGCTTCTTGAAAAAGTTGTTATGCCGAAAAAAGGCAAGCTCTCAAAAATCGACAAAGCTCATGAATCCGAGCCGGAATTCAGGAGACTGCGACGGCAGCATTCGGCAGTTGAATCAGCAATCAACGCACTTGAGGTTCACGGCTTGGATATATGCCCTGATGATGGCATCAAAGGATTCAATCGCTATGTTGCCCTTGCAGTGCTGGCTCGCAACATTCATCGTTATGGAGCACTCTTGTACAAGCAGGATGCGAAGCGACATCGAGGGCCCTACAAAAAAGCTGCCTGA
- the mntA gene encoding type VII toxin-antitoxin system MntA family adenylyltransferase antitoxin — protein MIESIAPTILKHFPTTVAIYLFGSYATTDERVDSDVDLALMFPHGSTVTNTNLALSACKADLEMLFCREVDLLNLRSLSTVFQKEIVMTGRLLFLSDRFAVDEFEMLTISYYQKLNEERADILAEIKKTGTIIA, from the coding sequence ATGATTGAATCTATTGCGCCAACGATCCTGAAGCATTTTCCAACAACTGTTGCGATTTATCTTTTCGGAAGCTATGCAACAACCGACGAGAGAGTGGATAGTGATGTTGATCTCGCACTGATGTTTCCTCACGGGAGTACGGTTACAAATACTAATCTTGCGTTGAGTGCCTGCAAGGCTGATCTCGAAATGCTTTTTTGCCGGGAGGTGGATCTCCTGAATCTGAGGTCATTATCAACGGTCTTTCAAAAAGAAATCGTCATGACAGGCCGCCTACTTTTCTTGAGCGACCGCTTTGCTGTTGATGAGTTTGAAATGCTTACCATCTCTTATTACCAGAAACTCAATGAAGAGCGGGCTGACATTCTTGCCGAGATTAAAAAAACCGGAACGATTATTGCATGA
- a CDS encoding ImmA/IrrE family metallo-endopeptidase, which produces MSKAFAIDFAWLERFTPDEAERFTFADIKITVGGVLITELALLRLVGDRLYSPDTDKFLPVTTVNTARQKFQRAFAQEFLCPSNALKDFIGEDFGEEKLDEAAHYFNVSTRVIETTLVNKGFIDRGSLFD; this is translated from the coding sequence ATGAGTAAAGCATTTGCAATTGATTTTGCATGGCTTGAGCGCTTCACTCCTGATGAAGCAGAGCGCTTTACCTTTGCTGATATTAAAATAACCGTTGGTGGAGTGCTCATTACGGAACTTGCCCTTTTACGTCTGGTTGGTGATCGGCTCTATTCACCAGATACAGACAAGTTTCTGCCAGTTACCACCGTTAACACTGCCCGGCAGAAGTTTCAGCGAGCTTTCGCCCAAGAGTTTCTCTGTCCATCCAATGCCTTGAAAGATTTCATTGGTGAAGACTTCGGAGAAGAGAAGCTGGATGAAGCGGCACACTACTTCAACGTTTCAACAAGAGTGATAGAGACGACGTTGGTGAACAAAGGCTTTATAGATCGAGGAAGTCTGTTCGATTAA
- the hepT gene encoding type VII toxin-antitoxin system HepT family RNase toxin, whose product MMIDDIILNKKESIERCIRQIKLYYALPSEKPFEEDFMRQDAIALNLQRACEQAIDLANHLIKIHKFGLPKESRESFAILAERGVIDRLLAKNLQGMVGFRNTLVHQYQSLNLGIVIAVIEQHLDDLIAFTNCAINYQKQDGNT is encoded by the coding sequence ATGATGATTGACGACATCATTCTCAACAAAAAAGAGAGCATTGAGCGCTGTATAAGGCAGATCAAGCTGTATTACGCCTTGCCGTCCGAAAAGCCTTTTGAGGAGGACTTCATGCGTCAGGATGCCATCGCCTTAAATCTGCAGCGTGCATGTGAACAAGCCATTGATCTTGCAAATCACCTTATCAAAATCCATAAATTCGGGTTACCAAAGGAAAGCCGGGAGAGCTTTGCAATTCTTGCCGAAAGAGGCGTTATTGATCGGTTGCTTGCTAAAAACCTTCAAGGTATGGTTGGATTCCGCAATACATTGGTTCATCAATACCAAAGCTTGAATCTCGGTATTGTGATTGCCGTGATTGAACAGCATCTTGACGATCTGATAGCGTTCACCAATTGCGCAATAAACTACCAGAAGCAAGATGGAAACACCTGA
- a CDS encoding DUF4160 domain-containing protein, translating into MPELSRFFGILIRMYAELDVPHHTPHFHAYYQDSQAVFSIDPVTMMEGELPERQRRLVMAWAEIHQFELLTDWDLLQDGKAPVKIEPLR; encoded by the coding sequence ATGCCTGAACTCTCACGATTTTTCGGGATTTTGATAAGAATGTATGCTGAACTGGATGTTCCCCATCATACGCCTCATTTTCACGCCTATTATCAGGATTCACAGGCCGTTTTTTCTATTGACCCGGTTACCATGATGGAAGGCGAATTACCCGAAAGGCAGCGACGACTTGTGATGGCCTGGGCTGAAATTCATCAGTTTGAACTTTTGACCGATTGGGATTTGTTACAGGATGGCAAGGCCCCGGTAAAAATAGAACCGCTCCGTTAA
- a CDS encoding DUF3800 domain-containing protein, producing the protein MSEIYNIYCDESCHLENDRQKAMVLGAVWCPLDKSREIAVRLREIKQKHGCSSLFEVKWTKVSPAKTRFYLDLVDYFFDDDDLHFRALIVPDKSLIRHDAFLGQDHDDWYYKMYFDMLKVIFKPEARYRIYLDIKDTRGAQKVAQLHEVLCNDRYDFSRQVIERLQLVHSHELEQLQLADLLIGAVGYLNRNLHGNEGKIALIERMKHRSGYDLTRTTLLREEKMNIFRWHATEVQG; encoded by the coding sequence ATGAGCGAGATTTACAATATCTACTGTGATGAATCCTGTCATCTGGAGAATGATCGACAGAAGGCAATGGTGCTTGGAGCAGTCTGGTGTCCGCTGGATAAGAGTCGGGAGATCGCTGTGCGCTTGCGTGAGATCAAGCAGAAACATGGTTGTTCATCGCTTTTTGAAGTGAAATGGACTAAAGTATCGCCTGCCAAGACTCGATTTTATCTGGATCTTGTCGATTATTTTTTCGATGATGACGACTTGCATTTTCGGGCCTTGATAGTCCCTGACAAGTCGCTTATCCGCCATGATGCTTTTCTTGGCCAGGATCATGATGATTGGTATTACAAGATGTACTTTGATATGCTGAAAGTCATTTTTAAACCTGAAGCCCGCTATCGCATCTATCTCGATATCAAGGATACGCGTGGTGCACAAAAAGTAGCTCAACTGCATGAAGTGTTGTGTAACGACCGATATGACTTCTCACGGCAGGTAATTGAGCGGTTGCAACTTGTACACTCTCATGAGCTCGAGCAATTACAGTTGGCCGATCTGCTTATTGGTGCCGTCGGCTACCTGAACAGAAACCTTCATGGCAATGAGGGGAAAATTGCGCTCATTGAACGAATGAAACATCGTTCAGGCTACGACCTGACACGAACGACCCTGTTGCGTGAAGAAAAGATGAATATTTTCCGCTGGCATGCGACGGAGGTACAGGGATGA
- a CDS encoding RpnC/YadD family protein, which translates to MPKIALKPPKVQGTKQAEFAKRMFVYNYRIFDRYDRPVASLAVLADTHKQWKPTSYSLTMLGCSHTFNFLMAKLTDYEERLDELLESDNVFGWITAAHILTQKTKKQDQERYAAKIRLVRILYQRHWEKQRIIDLLYISDWLMQLPDWLNSQVWQELETIEEKEKMEYITSIERLGMVKGQYTLLKRLLESRFGLLPEWASEKLKNAKSKELEAWADAILTAPTLEDVFKKSDVS; encoded by the coding sequence GTGCCCAAGATTGCCTTGAAGCCCCCCAAAGTACAGGGTACAAAGCAAGCTGAGTTTGCCAAACGCATGTTTGTCTATAACTACAGGATTTTCGACCGATATGACCGGCCAGTTGCCAGTTTGGCCGTGCTGGCAGATACACACAAGCAGTGGAAACCCACCTCTTACAGCTTGACAATGCTGGGGTGTAGTCATACCTTCAATTTTCTGATGGCCAAGCTGACCGATTACGAAGAGCGACTTGATGAGCTGCTGGAATCAGATAACGTTTTTGGATGGATTACGGCAGCTCATATCCTGACCCAAAAAACCAAAAAACAGGATCAGGAACGCTATGCGGCAAAAATACGCTTAGTACGAATACTCTATCAGCGTCACTGGGAGAAACAACGTATCATTGATTTATTATATATTTCAGATTGGCTGATGCAACTGCCGGATTGGTTGAACAGCCAGGTCTGGCAAGAACTTGAAACAATTGAGGAGAAAGAGAAGATGGAATACATCACAAGCATAGAACGACTTGGCATGGTCAAAGGCCAATACACCTTACTGAAAAGGCTACTCGAAAGCCGCTTTGGCCTGTTACCCGAGTGGGCTTCAGAGAAGTTGAAAAACGCCAAATCAAAAGAGCTGGAAGCTTGGGCTGATGCGATTCTCACAGCACCGACTCTGGAAGATGTTTTCAAAAAATCGGATGTGTCATAA